In the Nitrospiria bacterium genome, TGACTCCGGCGAGAGGCCGACTGACGTTTGTGGACAACACCGTCAACGACACGACCGGCACGATTCAACTTAAAGCGCTCTTCCCGAACGAGGGGAAAAAGCTCTGGCCGGGTCAGTTCGTGAACGTGGTTTTGATTTTGACGACACAGCGCGATGCGATTGTGGTGCCATCCCAGGCCGTTCAGACGGGACAGCAGGGTTCATACGTGTTCGTCGTCAAATCCGACCGGACGGTGGAATCCCGTCCGGTTGTCGTGGCTCGGGAAGTGGGCGGTGAATCCGTGATCGAGCGGGGTTTGTCCTCCGGCGAGCAGGTGGTGACGGACGGTCAGCTCCGGCTCGCTTCGGGAACGAGGGTCGAGATTAAATCCGTCGCCCCGACCGCCGCCGATCCGGAAGAGGGGTCGGATAAAAACCCATGAGCATTCCTGAACTGTTCATCCGTCGGCCGATCATGACCACCCTCGTGATGTCGGCCATCCTGCTCTTCGGCATCGTGAGCTATAGCCTGCTCCCCGTGAGTCAGCTCCCCAACGTCGATTTTCCGACGATACAGGTTTCGGCGAGTCTTCCGGGCGCCAGCGCCGATACGATGGCCTCCTCCGTGGCCACGCCCCTCGAGCGCCAGTTCTCGACGATTGCCGGCATCGACTCGATGACCTCGACCAGCGCGCTGGGGGTCACCCAGATCACCCTTCAGTTCAGCCTGGATCGGAACATCGACGCCGGGGCGCAGGACGTCCAGTCGGCCATCGCAGCCGCGGCGAAGAACCTGCCCCCTGGAATGCCGACGCCCCCGACCTATCAGAAGGTCAATCCGGCCGAGCAACCCATTCTGTTCCTGGCGTTGAGCTCGGCGAGCCTTCCCCTATCGACCGTCGACGAATACGCCGAGACTCTGATGGCGCAGCGCATCTCCATGATCAACGGCGTGGCGCAGGTCCAGGTCTTCGGCGCGCAGAAGTATGCCGTGAGGGTCCAGCTCGATCCCGATGCCCTGGCCTCCCGCGGCATCGGCATCGATGAGGTCGAGAAGGCCTTGGAACAGGGCAACGTAAACATACCGACGGGAACCCTCTATGGAACCCATCAAGCCTTTACCGTTCAGGCCACCGGCCAATTGACCGATGCGTCCGCTTATCGCCGTCTCATCGTGGCCTATCGCAACGGTTCTCCGGTCCGTCTGGAGGAGTTGGGTCGAATAATCGACAGCGTACAGACCGACAAGGTGGCCAGCTGGCATGATTCGACCCGCGCGATCGTCCTGGCCATTCAGCGCCAGCCGGGCACCAACACGATCGAGGTGGTGAACGCGATCAAGAAGCTGCTCCCGACCTTCCGAATCCAGATGCCGGCCGCCGTGGATCTGGCCATTCTCTACGACCGTTCGGAGTCGATCCGGGAGTCGGTCCACGACGTCCAGTTTACGCTGCTTCTGGCGGTCGGCCTGGTGGTCCTGGTGATTTTCCTTTTTTTGAGAAATCTCTCGGCCACCGTGATCCCCAGCCTGGCGCTCCCCATGTCGCTCATCGGGACCTTTACCGTCATGTACCTGTTGGGCTACAGCATCGACAATCTTTCCCTCCTGGCCATGATCCTGTGCGTCGGATTCGTCGTGGATGATGCCATCGTCGTGCTGGAGAACATCGTGCGGCATATGGAAAAGGGCAAGGGCGCGCTTGCGGCGGCGCTGGACGGCTCGGCCGAAATCGGCTTCACCATCCTGTCGATGACCCTCTCGCTGGCGGCGGTCTTTATCCCAGTTCTTCTCATGGGCGGGGTTCTTGGACGGCTCCTTCATGAATTCGCCGTGACGATTACGTCGGCGGTCCTTGTTTCCGGCTTCGTCTCCCTGACGCTTACGCCGATGCTTTGCAGTCGTTTTCTGCGCCCCCCGGACCATCGGAAACACGGCCGGCTGTATAATTTATCGGAGCGTTTTTTCGAGGGCATTTTAAGGCGTTATGAGAGAAGCCTTAAGCGATTTTTGAACTTTCGCCGGGCCATGATGGTATTGTTCATCCTTCTCCTTATCGCGACGGGATATCTTTTTTCCGCCATGCCCAAAGGATTCATCCCGACCGAAGACGTCGGCATGATTTTTGGGTTCACCCAGGCTTCGGACGACATTTCATTCGATTCCATGAGGGAACATCAACAGGCGGTGGCGGCGATCCTCCGGCAGGATCCCGCCGTCAAGTCGTTTATGTCCTCCATCGGCGCGGGCGGCCCGAATGCCACGTTGAATACCGGAAGGGTGTTCGTCCTCCTCAAACCGCCCTCGGAGCGGCCGAGCTCGGAGGCAGTGATCCAGCGTTTGCGGCCCAAGTTGATGGCGGTTCCGGGGATGACCGTCTTTTTGCAGGACCTGCCGATCATTCGCATCGGGGGAAAGTTGACGAAGAGCCAGTACCAGTATACGCTGCAGGACGCGGATACGGACGAACTCTATCACTGGGCCTCCGTTCTGGAGGACAAAATGGGCCTGTTGCCGGGTTTTCAGGATGTGACCACCGATCTGGAAATCCGAAATCCCCAGGTGGTTGTCGATATTGACCGGGATCGGGCCTCCGCGTTGGGGGTCACGGCGGATCAGATCGAAAACGCCTTGTACGACGCGTACGGGGAAAGGCAGGTTTCAACGATCTACACGCCCACCAACCAGTACTGGGTGATCATGGAACTGGAACCTCAGTACCAACGGGATCCCGCGGCGGTTTCCAAACTCTACATCCGCTCCGCGAACGGACCTTTGGTTCCGCTGGGCGCCGTGGCGAGACTGACGCAGGGGGTCGGTCCCCTGACCGTGTCCCATCTCGGACAGCTTCCGGCCGTTACCATTTCGTTCAACCTTCAACCCGGCGTCTCACTCAGCGATGCCGTGGCCCGCGTCGAAAAACTTGAACACGAACTGCGTCTCCCCGTAACGCTCAGCGCAAGCTTTCAAGGAACGGCTCAGGCGTTTCAGTCCTCGCTTCAGGGGCTTTGGCTTCTCTTGCTTCTGGCCGTTCTGGTGATTTACATCGTGCTGGGGATTCTCTATGAAAGCTTTGCGCATCCGCTGACGATTCTTTCGGGTCTTCCCTCCGCCGCCTTCGGCGCGCTGCTGACCTTGCTCATCTTCCGTACGGAGCTCAACGTCTACGGCTTCGTCGGACTTCTGATGCTTCTGGGCATCGTGAAGAAGAACGCCATCATGATGATCGATTTTGCCCTCGAAGCCCAGCGCAAAGAGGGAAAAAGCCCGCTGGATGCGATCGTCGAAGGGTGCCTGATCCGGTTCCGGCCGATCATGATGACCACGATGGCGGCCTTCATGGGAACCCTGCCGATCGCGCTCGGATTGGGCGCGGGGGCCGGGGCCCGCCGCCCGCTGGGTCTCACGGTCGTGGGCGGGCTGATGGTCTCTCAACTGGTGACTTTATACATTACTCCGGTGATTTACCTATATCTGGAATCGCTCCAGGAACGTCTGAGCGGCAGACGAAGGCGCCGTCCGCCCGCGTTACGGGAACAGCTCGCGGATGGGAAATCCCTGGAGACACGGACGTCGGAACCCACGATGGTGAAATAAGCTCTTTTTTTGAGGTAATCGCATGGATCTCAAATATGGCCGATTGAACGTTTTGCTGTTTCTGATCCCCATGTTGCTGAATGCATCCGACGGGTTTGCGGAGGAGCCCGCCACGGCCGCCGATCGTTTGACGCTTCAAGAGGCCGTTGATACCGCGCTCGGTCATCATCCCAGCCTTCAGGCGGCGCGGGGAGCGCTGCAGATCCAAGAGGCCCTGATCGGGGAAGCTCGTTCGAATTATTTCCCCCAACTGAACCTCCAGACCACCTACACGCGGGCGACGGGAAACACCTCCACCAGTGTCCAGTCCAGCCAGGCCCTGGCAATACCCCGTCAAACTCCGAAACCCTCCAACACGTCCTTTAACAATTACGCGGCCACCCTGACACTCCAGCAACGGATCTTCGATTTCGGGAAATCCATCGCCGACGTGGAATCGGCCCGCGAATCGATGCAGGGAAGCGACTTGAGCGAGATGGCCTCCCGACAGATTGTGGCCATGAATGTCAAGGTGGCCTACTTTGGACTTTTACAGGCCCGGCGTCTGGTCCAGGTCCAAGAGGAAACGGTCAAACAGTTTAAAGAGCATCTCGATCAGGCGGAAGGATTCTTCCGGGCGGGTACCCGCACGCGCTACGATGTTACAACGGCGGAGGTAAATCTCACCAATGCGAAACTCGAATTGATCAAGGCCAGAAATGCCGAGGTGGTGGCCCGCGTCACACTGGCCAATGCCATGGGCGTCCCGGATCGGCCGATCGGGGAGATGGAAGATCTGCTGACCTTTAAAAGGGTCGAGATCTCCGAGGCCCAGGCCATCGATGAAGCCCTTGCAAACCGACCGGATCTGTTGTCCCTGGCCGCGCAGCGTCGCGCGGCCGACGCGACGATTCGCTCCGCACGCCGGACTTATTACCCGGTTCTCGACGGTGTGGCGGATTACACGTGGCGCGGCCAGGACTATCCGTTGGTCTGGAATTGGGATGTGGGACTGACGCTGACGTTCCCATTATTTTCAGGCTACCTGACCCAATCCCAGGTCGCGGCGGCCCGGGCCAATATGATTGTGGCCGATTCCAATGAAGAGGGGCTAAGACAGAATGTGATCCTTGAGGTCCACCAGGTATTTTCTAATCTTATGGAGGCCGATGAGCGGGTACAAACCTCCGATGTCGTCGTTCGCCAGGCCGAAGAAAACCTTGATCTGGCGAACGGCCGATTTCAGGCCGGCGTGGGGACAACCGTGGAACAAACCGATGCCCAGGTGCTGTTGACAAACGCCAAGACCTCCCAGGTTCAGGCCCTGTATGACTACCGTGTGGCCGAATCCCAGTTGCAGAAGGCGATGGGTCGAAAATATTAATTTGAAATTTAATGTTTACTGTATAAGGCATTAATAATATGATTTTTATAAAAAATAAATGGTTCCTGATCGCGGCCCTCCTGATCCTTGTTGGAATCGGAGTTTTTTTCTTCCGGAGCGATCAAACGGTCGCGCAGTATAAAACCAAAACGGTGAAAGAGGGGGAAATCACGGCGACCGTTTCGGCGACCGGAAAGGTCAACGCGGTTGTGACCGTTCAAGTGGGAAGCCAGGTTTCCGGGACGATTCAACGGCTCTTCGCCGATTTCAACTCCCGTGTCAGGAAGGGACAGATTGTTGCCCAGATCGACCCCGCTCTTTTTGAGGCCCAGGTCGAACAAGCCCGCGCGAAGCTGGCGAACGACGAGGCCAACCAGGAAAAGGCACGGGTGGTCGTGGTTGATGCCAAACGCAACCTCGGTCGGATGGAGGAACTCCTTTCCAAGAACTTGGTCGCCCAGAGCGACAAGGATACGACTCAGACGGCGTATGACTCCGCCCTGGCCGAACTGAAGGCCGCCGAGGCGCAGGTTTTACAAGACCAGGCCTCTCTCAAGTTGGCCGAGACGAACCTCCGTTACACGACGATCCGATCGCCGGTCGATGGGATCGTCATATCCCGAAACGTGGACGTGGGCCAGACCGTGGCCGCTTCCCTTCAGGCTCCGACCCTATTTACCATCGCCCAGGATCTGACCGAAATGCAGGTCGACACCAGCGTCGACGAGGCCGACATCGGAAAGGTCCGGCTGGGTCAGGAGGCGGAGTTCACCGTGGATTCCTATCCCACGAGCCCCTTTCATGGAACGGTCCACGACATCTACAACCAACCGCTGGTGGTTCAGAACGTCGTCACTTATGACGCCATCATCCGGGTTAAAAATCCGGATCTCAAGCTCAAACCGGGTATGACCGCCAATATCACGATCAAAGTCGGTCATCGGGATCGTGCCGTCAAAATCCCTAATTCCGCGCTTCGTTACAGTCCCGAAAAAACTTCCGGGAACGAGGGCCCGTCCGATGCGGGAAAGGCCGACGCGGCCAAGGTCTGGGTCCTGGCGAACGGCAAGGCGGTCGGGGTTCCGGTGACCCTGGGGCTGAACGACGGAAGTTATACCGAGGTGGTTTCCGGGGCGTTGAAGCCCGGCGATGAAGTCATTATCGAGAAAATCCAACAGAATGAGTCCCAGAGCGGGAAAAGACCGCCGTTCATGCGGTTTTGATTCATAGAAACTCGCCGGGATATAAAAAATGACGCAGCCGTTGATCCAAATCGAGAATTTGTGGAAAATTTATCAGACCGGTGAGATTGAGTTGGCCGCTCTGAAAGGGGTTACCCTTTCCATTACGCAAGGGGAGTTTATCGCCATCATGGGGCCGTCCGGTTCCGGGAAATCAACCATGATGCACATCCTGGGCTGTTTGGACCGGCCGACCCGGGGGCGTTATCTATTAGACGGAGTGGACGTGGGAGGTCTTAGCCCCAACGATCGGGCACGGATCCGCAACCACAAGATTGGATTCGTATTTCAGGGATTTAATCTCCTGCACCGGACGACCGCCATCGAGAACGTGGAGCTACCGATTCTCTATGACGGCTTGTCGGGCCGCGAGCGGGCCGCGAAGGCCGGAGAAGCGCTGGAAAGGGTCGGTTTGGGAGACCGACGATACCACTACCCAAACCAGCTCTCCGGAGGCCAGCAGCAGCGGGTGGCGATCGCCCGGGCGCTTGTCATGCAGCCGCCTTTGATCCTGGCGGATGAGCCGACCGGCAACCTGGATACCCGGACGTCGATCGAGATCATGGCCCTCTTTCAGGAATTGAATCGGGAGGAAATCACACTTCTTGTGGTGACTCATGAACCGGACATCGCCCGTTATGCCCGGCGAATTATAAATTTTCGGGATGGGACCGTCCGCTCGGATCAGTCGGTCGCCGATCATGTCGATGCGCGAGAGGCTTTATCAAAAGAGCGGGTTGAGTCTTCACCGGAGAGCGAGAGGAAGGCTCCATGAACTTCCTCATGATTTTCAAAATCGCGGGAAGGGCACTGGCCCGCAATACCATGAGATCTGTCCTCACCATGCTGGGGATCATCATCGGTGTTGCGGCCGTGATCGCCATGGTGGCGGTGGGGCAGGGCGCTAAAGCGCAAATCGAGTCCCAGATCGCCAGCATCGGGTCCAACCTTCTGATGGTTTTTCCGGGCAGCACGACCCAGGGAGGGGTTCACGCCGGTTCCGGCTCGGTGACCACCCTGACGGAGGACGACGCGTTTGCGATTCAGAAAGAGCTGGGTTCGGTTCGATTTGCCGCACCGTCGCTTCGAACCGTGGCCCAGGTGGTGAGCGCGAACCAGAACTGGTCCACGGCCGTCACGGGAAGTACGCCGGACTATTTCACAGTCCGCGATTGGTCGTTCGAGTCCGGGGGCTCCTTTACCCAATCGGATTATGACGGGGCGACGAAAGTGGCGGTGGTCGGCAAGACGGTGGCCACCAACCTGTTTGGCTCCCAGGACCCGATGGGTCAGATCATCCGGATCCAAAGCGTTCCGTTCAAGATCGTCGGGGTTCTTTCGCCGAAAGGCCAATCGGCGATGGGACAGGATCAGGACGACACCGTGATCATCCCCCTCTCAACCCTCCAGAAACGGATCATGGGCGTGACCTACGTTCAGGCCATTATGGTTTCGGCCAACTCTCCCGAGGAAACCGTCACGGCGGAACAGGAAATCCGTCTGCTGCTCCACCAAAGACATCACATCCCCCCCAAACAAGACGACGACTTCACCGTCCGGAATATGACCGATATCGCGGCCGCCGCCGAGGCGTCCTCTCAGATTATGACGCTGCTCCTGGGAAGCATCGCATCGGTCTCCCTGATTGTCGGGGGCATCGGGATCATGAACATCATGCTGGTTTCGGTCACCGAACGAACGCGGGAAATCGGCATCCGGATGGCGGTCGGGGCGAAGAGTCGGGATATTCTTTTTCAGTTTCTCGTGGAGGCGGTGGTTCTTTCGTTGGCGGGGGGAGTCCTTGGCGTGATCCTGGGGGTGGCCTGTTCCCGTGTCATTTCGGCCTTCGTTCATTGGCCGACGATCATATCGCTGAGTTCGATCATGCTGGCCTCCGCCTTCTCGATTGCGATCGGCGTCTTTTTCGGTTTGTACCCCGCACGACGGGCGGCCTCATTGGATCCCATCGAGGCCCTTCGGTATGAATAATTCGAAAAAAGGTCGCCGCCTCCTTGACAAAAAAAAGCCCGTTCTCTATACTGCGACCGATTTTGGCTTCGATTATTTATTGTGATCAGATAACCGAACAAGGACGGCAAGGAACCCGGAATGCAGAGGCTTTTCCTAAAGTTGGGTGATCAGGTCATTCACCTGAGGTACCCGCAGTGGGGGGTCGGCGTTGTGACCGAACAACGTTCTTCCACCATGGCGGGTGGGTTTTGCTTTGTCCGGGTCGCCTTCCGGGATGGTGTGGAGCGATCTTTCATCAACGATCTGGATAACTATAATTGCTGTTATTATGCCGGC is a window encoding:
- a CDS encoding efflux RND transporter permease subunit → MSIPELFIRRPIMTTLVMSAILLFGIVSYSLLPVSQLPNVDFPTIQVSASLPGASADTMASSVATPLERQFSTIAGIDSMTSTSALGVTQITLQFSLDRNIDAGAQDVQSAIAAAAKNLPPGMPTPPTYQKVNPAEQPILFLALSSASLPLSTVDEYAETLMAQRISMINGVAQVQVFGAQKYAVRVQLDPDALASRGIGIDEVEKALEQGNVNIPTGTLYGTHQAFTVQATGQLTDASAYRRLIVAYRNGSPVRLEELGRIIDSVQTDKVASWHDSTRAIVLAIQRQPGTNTIEVVNAIKKLLPTFRIQMPAAVDLAILYDRSESIRESVHDVQFTLLLAVGLVVLVIFLFLRNLSATVIPSLALPMSLIGTFTVMYLLGYSIDNLSLLAMILCVGFVVDDAIVVLENIVRHMEKGKGALAAALDGSAEIGFTILSMTLSLAAVFIPVLLMGGVLGRLLHEFAVTITSAVLVSGFVSLTLTPMLCSRFLRPPDHRKHGRLYNLSERFFEGILRRYERSLKRFLNFRRAMMVLFILLLIATGYLFSAMPKGFIPTEDVGMIFGFTQASDDISFDSMREHQQAVAAILRQDPAVKSFMSSIGAGGPNATLNTGRVFVLLKPPSERPSSEAVIQRLRPKLMAVPGMTVFLQDLPIIRIGGKLTKSQYQYTLQDADTDELYHWASVLEDKMGLLPGFQDVTTDLEIRNPQVVVDIDRDRASALGVTADQIENALYDAYGERQVSTIYTPTNQYWVIMELEPQYQRDPAAVSKLYIRSANGPLVPLGAVARLTQGVGPLTVSHLGQLPAVTISFNLQPGVSLSDAVARVEKLEHELRLPVTLSASFQGTAQAFQSSLQGLWLLLLLAVLVIYIVLGILYESFAHPLTILSGLPSAAFGALLTLLIFRTELNVYGFVGLLMLLGIVKKNAIMMIDFALEAQRKEGKSPLDAIVEGCLIRFRPIMMTTMAAFMGTLPIALGLGAGAGARRPLGLTVVGGLMVSQLVTLYITPVIYLYLESLQERLSGRRRRRPPALREQLADGKSLETRTSEPTMVK
- a CDS encoding TolC family protein; the encoded protein is MDLKYGRLNVLLFLIPMLLNASDGFAEEPATAADRLTLQEAVDTALGHHPSLQAARGALQIQEALIGEARSNYFPQLNLQTTYTRATGNTSTSVQSSQALAIPRQTPKPSNTSFNNYAATLTLQQRIFDFGKSIADVESARESMQGSDLSEMASRQIVAMNVKVAYFGLLQARRLVQVQEETVKQFKEHLDQAEGFFRAGTRTRYDVTTAEVNLTNAKLELIKARNAEVVARVTLANAMGVPDRPIGEMEDLLTFKRVEISEAQAIDEALANRPDLLSLAAQRRAADATIRSARRTYYPVLDGVADYTWRGQDYPLVWNWDVGLTLTFPLFSGYLTQSQVAAARANMIVADSNEEGLRQNVILEVHQVFSNLMEADERVQTSDVVVRQAEENLDLANGRFQAGVGTTVEQTDAQVLLTNAKTSQVQALYDYRVAESQLQKAMGRKY
- a CDS encoding efflux RND transporter periplasmic adaptor subunit — translated: MIFIKNKWFLIAALLILVGIGVFFFRSDQTVAQYKTKTVKEGEITATVSATGKVNAVVTVQVGSQVSGTIQRLFADFNSRVRKGQIVAQIDPALFEAQVEQARAKLANDEANQEKARVVVVDAKRNLGRMEELLSKNLVAQSDKDTTQTAYDSALAELKAAEAQVLQDQASLKLAETNLRYTTIRSPVDGIVISRNVDVGQTVAASLQAPTLFTIAQDLTEMQVDTSVDEADIGKVRLGQEAEFTVDSYPTSPFHGTVHDIYNQPLVVQNVVTYDAIIRVKNPDLKLKPGMTANITIKVGHRDRAVKIPNSALRYSPEKTSGNEGPSDAGKADAAKVWVLANGKAVGVPVTLGLNDGSYTEVVSGALKPGDEVIIEKIQQNESQSGKRPPFMRF
- a CDS encoding ABC transporter ATP-binding protein; the protein is MTQPLIQIENLWKIYQTGEIELAALKGVTLSITQGEFIAIMGPSGSGKSTMMHILGCLDRPTRGRYLLDGVDVGGLSPNDRARIRNHKIGFVFQGFNLLHRTTAIENVELPILYDGLSGRERAAKAGEALERVGLGDRRYHYPNQLSGGQQQRVAIARALVMQPPLILADEPTGNLDTRTSIEIMALFQELNREEITLLVVTHEPDIARYARRIINFRDGTVRSDQSVADHVDAREALSKERVESSPESERKAP
- a CDS encoding ABC transporter permease, encoding MNFLMIFKIAGRALARNTMRSVLTMLGIIIGVAAVIAMVAVGQGAKAQIESQIASIGSNLLMVFPGSTTQGGVHAGSGSVTTLTEDDAFAIQKELGSVRFAAPSLRTVAQVVSANQNWSTAVTGSTPDYFTVRDWSFESGGSFTQSDYDGATKVAVVGKTVATNLFGSQDPMGQIIRIQSVPFKIVGVLSPKGQSAMGQDQDDTVIIPLSTLQKRIMGVTYVQAIMVSANSPEETVTAEQEIRLLLHQRHHIPPKQDDDFTVRNMTDIAAAAEASSQIMTLLLGSIASVSLIVGGIGIMNIMLVSVTERTREIGIRMAVGAKSRDILFQFLVEAVVLSLAGGVLGVILGVACSRVISAFVHWPTIISLSSIMLASAFSIAIGVFFGLYPARRAASLDPIEALRYE
- a CDS encoding DUF3553 domain-containing protein — translated: MQRLFLKLGDQVIHLRYPQWGVGVVTEQRSSTMAGGFCFVRVAFRDGVERSFINDLDNYNCCYYAGIRLQEDSRPIHR